tttgtataatatatgtagtatatacacacatgcgtccttaaattttaacacttttttactAAGTAATTAATGTCGTTTCACCCACTATAATTCTTTTACATTTTAGCTTTGTTTTATGTTCTTCATTTGAATTACACGGTTTAACAAATaagaattgaaatattttatttaatctgGCCAGTCCACCTCAATCAGGCTTCCACTAATAGCAATTTTTCCTTTTCCACCGTAAATTTGTTTGCAATACGCGCTATGTTTTTAATATCTAcagttaatttttgttattattgaacTGATGACAACaggttttaatttcttttcgcaattgattttcttttcggtaattttcatatatgtagatacgtTATATCCAATAAAACGTATCAGCTTGGAATTAGATTATGCATATTTGTGGTTCTTAACAAGTTTTTTATTGGTCTCGAGGTCTTAATAAGGTTTTGTATTGGTATTTTTCATGAAACGAAGTATTCAAGTTCCTATATTCATGCAaaattctattttatatttacgtaattttatgcacatacatatatttaacacaTCTTCATTTTTTTAgctattttgatatatttgtaacagtattatgtaaataaatgctaAGATTCTATTGCACCTAGGTACATGTTTCTCTTTTTGCTTCCAAtgtttataattgaaaaaaaaatgtttgttaacacaagaaaataattaaaatttcatggttgctatatacatattattaaatatattacttcatatattttttcgttcATGTCAATATGCAGTTCTTTTTATTGTTGAGTTGTCGACGGCCGTTAGTAGTGTATATTGAATTCCAGACTTTTTATGGTCACCTTGTAGCATTGTTGCCAAAGAAATCTTCTGCAAttaaaatatgccgaaaattgtaatacaaaaatttattttcattatgaaGTTTTAGATTGCGAATCAAATAGTCTGCCAAAGATGAgttaataatttcattcaataaatttttatttcaaaataatatgcGTACACTTCTATAAATATATCCAttctatattaataatatagTTTGTTACTAATTCTCTAAATAATTAAGCGTAATACTTACGTGCATCGAAGCTAAAGTTCATGGAAGGATCTGGTGTATTAAGTAGTGCATTTTGGCTAACACCAGTTCCTATTGACCCAGATTGATGTTGTTGCATGCTAAGCGAATTTGTACTATTTAAACCTCCAGAATTACCACCACTCATTGGTCCCTGTTGAGCACTGCTCAAGGGACTTTGCGGGGTGGAAGTTATTCGCAGACCGCCAGGACCGCCATTTCCTCCGCCGCCACCTGGCACTCCGTTTCCACCAGAAGAAGCACCAGCTCCTCCAGCGGCAGCAGCCTGTTGTTGAGCACGTCCGCTTACTACAGCCCGCAATTCCTGTTTTACGAAATCAGAAGAGTTTGCTGCATTACCTGctgaaaaaaacaaacaaagtaaaaaataaacatttaacaaaataaattaaaaaattataaacattatttttcactctaattatttacatacattgttATTCTGATATGTTTACATGATACGTTAtgatttgtatgtatgaataaaaaaataatcccaTTTAATACATAACGatgcatacatataacataGTCAACAACACAAATGTGTAAAAAGGACGTTTAATCTAATGTTCATTTACCACCGATTGGcgctcaaaataaaattatgttatttacaATACGAAAATCCAGTTCGGATTCGGTTTCTGCAACTTTATTTAAACTATGACTAtgttaaaattattacatataaaaaagtaatataaaatttaaatctttttagaAATGGAATGGAATACCAGCTGGTTTGTCTCTCaataattcacaaaaataatGTGCCCCAAAAGTTATCGATTAACGATTTCCCATTTTAATCAACTTGGcctaattacttttaatttcatatgtacatcaaatatattaatattttaataaaataaagcaaataaataaatcaaataagcaatatatagttttattttaaaattttacaattttatagaaAGTTGTAATGAAATAACGGTTTTGATCTGtgcataaaattaatgaaatgcataacgtattttttaatacatttacgTAAGCCATTCGCTAACGGGCAGAATGTATAAATAATCAGATAGAACGATGTAGGAAGTAAGGAAGTTtgtgtaatttattttagtaattataTCTAACATACAAAGCATTTATGTACATCATgagtatatacaataaaagtGTGAGCTCAACAACGGTAAGTactaaccaaaaattttaatatcaaaataacaGTTTGACAAATAcaccatattttttgaaataaatatattattcagaGCACATTTGCATGTTTCGCTTTTCGGGTtattatgtgaaaaattaaatatctgcaaataatttcattatacTAACAATTTCGGCTATTTTTActcacatatacacattaatatgATTAATACAGAAGGatttcaatacaaatatttttttttattttattttattaacttcagAACAccaatttgatttaaataataaaacatggTTTGGaagaaattctaattttttagaTCGAAAAAATTTACACATAGTAGATCAGTAttctttgtgaaaaaatttttatggtcTTCCTTTTTACATTATCGGCCTGATAATAAACATAAAGATCGAATATAAGTTTAACATCTATATAcattaagtatatatttttgtattagatACAAATGTAGggaatgcacatattatatggtacaaattatatatgtatattattttatattccaaGTTGGTAAACGCTTACCGGCCTGAGCGCGACCATAAAATtcgttttgtgtttgttgtggGGTCGCATGAGCAGCATGCTGCATATTATTGTACATCATGCCACCAAAGCCAACAATACCGACACTCCCGCCGACGCTGACACCGCCATTTACGCCGAGGCTTGTGGCGGCGCCATTGCCGCTTGTACCTACAATATTTTCGTGATTTACATTCGCAATGAAAGGGCGTGGAGAGCCTGTTTTGGGTTAATACGAGATTTGCATTTTAAGTTCAAAACTATATTTACTGGACGTATTCAGAAATATTTCTAATAGTAAAACTTTTCTAatagatttataaattataataaataaatgtggagcactaaaatcggttcagtactCTTCTTGGCGGTTACTGTTTACTGAGTAACTAATATAATAAAGCAAATACGAATAAATAGTCGTGTTTAcgcttttgtgtatttttttaatttaaaaaaattcaatagatAATATTTGACATTTAAGGTAATACGAATATTTCGATAACATACAATTTATGTAGTTCGATTTGACTTTAGGCATAAGCCTTAGCGtttatttgctaaaaatttttttagcaatcagtatttttttatccaaaatttaattgttaattttttgatttattcgtctacaatgtttttttttttgatatcttTTAAGCGATAGTTTCAGTGCGATTTTcgaaaaaccgattttttttgttgctttatcaGATTAGTGGAGAACCTTGCGACTCcaatttttaaacgcgtttttctcagaatggtgctatggaagttttttaattttttttgtttgaaatcttcctatttttttctatgaaaaactgtcgaaaacaGGGCCAAAATCGATACGTTTTGATCAAAAGCGGGATAGCGACTTTCCCacagataaataatttttttgaaatttttcttttagatcAAAATTGTATTGTAGCTATTATAcaaccaataaataaacataaaaaaaatattttgtattcgtcatgaatgAACGTAAAAAAACTGgaccgattagttaatttcaaccTTAAGaatcgcgaaaatcagtgatttgtCGGAAAGTCACACTGAAACGGATCAATTTCAACCTTAAGaatcgcgaaaatcagtgatttgtCGGAAAGTCACACTGAAACGATCCCCTAACTTACTAATTGTTGCTTCGCCATGCGTAAAGCAGTTATTATCCTACTTTTCGGTATCAGCAGAAATTTTTCCATCaaactattatttttcattaacacATGTAATTTCTTTTCAGTGTAATgttaagtataaaaattaccTAAACATTCATAActcaaattgtaaacaaaaaagtgtgaaaataaaattttgttaaaatctaaattaatgttttaaagtaattttaattgtttttaagtcGCTGAATTGAATTTTAATGGTACTAGAAAGGGAAAGGTTAAATTTGAGAACTTGTATTTTcgtcatatatattttattatttgatagaTTTGATTTTTAAGTACTTATTTGCAGTTTTCACATTAGGGAACATCGAAAAATACACCACGCATTGCTTAAAATTGATACACTTAATATTCTCATATGAATTATAATTGGAAACATACCCACTGGGGCTCGAGGCTTATAACCACAAAAGGCAGAGAGTTAATGAAAGCTCTTCAAATGACTGGGTGCAGTACTCGTATCATGTCTAGTGGAACACCAACTTTTTGGCCAACAGATCCACTTAAAACACAAGAtcttattgattttttcattacaaaacaTGTCTCTTCAAATTATATGTGCATAGAAAGCGGTTTGGATATGACCTCTGACCATTCACCAGTATATTTAACACTACACGAAAGGGTTGTTATTAAGAAACTTCCACTTAcgctaacaaataaaaatattgactgGGAATACTTTAAGCAATTGCTATCCAATGTTGATAGTCACGTAAAAATAAGTTGTAATTCCGAGCTAGATAACGAAATCATGAATTTgacaaatacaattcaatatgcAGCATGGAGTAGTACACCAATTAAAAGAAACGTCACAGCAGGTCATAAGCATACtatagaaattaaagaaatggtaGCAGAAAAACGCCGATTACGCCGAAAGTGACAACAAACAAGATCTCCATCTGACAAAAGTTGTCTTagcaaattgtgtaaaaaacttaccaataagataaaggcatttaaaaatataactctcAGCTATTATCTGAACGACCATAGAAAAAATCGACTGGGTTTGACCTTATTACCAGTGAAATACCTGTACTGAATACAGCTTCCTCACAACGTTGTATGTAAAATTACTGCTATAATGAATGCTACTATAAATCGTCAATACGTATCTATTTATTGGAAAACTGCAGAGGTAAATATGTTCAATAAACCCGGTAATCCAACGCATGAAATTACTTCGTATCGGCCCATATCTTTCCTGCCAATACTTtcaaaacttttggaaaaactgcttgCTGTGCGTATTAACAACATAATTGAAGGAAGCTGATACCGGTGCATCAGTTTGGCTTTCGAAAAAACGAGAGACTAAATCAGTACACATTGATTTCACATACAACAATACTACTACGCCTTGGTATGTTCGCAGTCACGATCTTGAACGCGATCTCGGAATTGACTCAGTTGCTGCATCGTATTAGTTACAAtagcaatgaaataaaaaaaaaataaaaaatttaaaaaatatgaattaaccATGCGCATCCTGTTTAGATTTGCGTCTATAAGTTCTGGGTTATTTCAAAACTTAtaatattacaacaaatatCAGAGAAATATGCTTATTAAGTAAAGGATAAATAGTCTTTTGAAAAAAGATGTTTTCGCAGAAACCACCCctgcagccatctgcttggagcggaaccgcctcctaggagcatcaaaaggtcattcctggactacgtcgacgacgtcgtacagtacgccaaccggacttcggacgcaactaactttcgacaggtactgaccgccattcacagcgaagccatcaacaccttcaccaacTCCCTttccgtgaatggcgttcttggaatcaaaccaccacccatagcagacgaagagctccagctgccgcgagaaacgcgtgtgacccttgcgcaacttcgttctggatactgtagcaggttaaactcctacttatccagaatagaccctgacatactgaatgtatgtcctgcatgcaacgagtctccgcatgacactgaccacctctttgcatgccctacgaaccctactcatctaacaccctcctccctttggtccgaccccgtcgaaacagcacgtttcctgggcctaccgttagataacatcgacgacaacacaaatgacatttaccatcccaacggggattgaatttccgttaagacaacaacaacaacaacagagcgaagcaaaaaaaaatttaattgtgaaAAATGAGCAAATGATCGTCGATGATCACTAACTCCCATACCCACGACAactatgtacataaacatacgtacatatgtatatactatattaccGCCGAAATGTATAAATCGTCGCTAAGTTAACAAAATTCGTTGAATCGACAATTTTGCGACATGTTGGCGATGTTGGCAGTTCTGTACTTTTTGCAGTGCTTTGTTTTGAAGTACTGTAATTTTCGATTGGACTCCATTTTCATGCCGTCAAATTTAGATAAAATGAGCTAAATCAAGGAATGTGCTTTGAACTTATACAAAAAATGATAATTGTACAgaaattgtataatttaatgTCAGATATAGTACATAATATGacacaaatgaaaaaaacaaatttaagttcTTTAACACTCTCTGCTTTCATATTCCTAATTAAACCAAAATGTtgtgatatataaaattattcgacaatagaaaaaaaacattgttttgtaaaaattggaaattagtTTGCGGTGCTCAGTAGTACTCATGCTTGAGTATGAATGCGTGAGTATGCTCGACCGCCAATACATCGGCCCTCGCTGCTTTGtagttcttcagacgggtaattgctattcgattTCATAGTCTGTCAATGAAGCGTCTGAACGTCTGCACGTCTTCAATTGGTGAATCGGTTTCACTATCTCCTGGTTTTATGCTTTCACTGACATTCAGCACGTTGGAGAAGTATttccttcataattttagtatactcTGGACATCCGTAACTAGATCACCTcagggggttctacaagaggaGTGAGCCATGTgttgaagttcacgcaaatgaggaaagttctcagaCTGCCATTCATTTGAGAGTGGGCAGAAagtattattttacaaatggctcaagcagctcacgacttccggttttagaccaagtatcctctgagtagcaaaagaacatccgtttgaaggcgagctaaagtgagaagtcgaaccatccctccccagggttgtgcgctggttttGGGACCCGCCCCGTAAAAAAACCTCCCGATGAAgaggaaacaacagcctcggacgagaaaccccctttttgatgacgacagCTTAACTTGCAATTGATAATTAAGGATgtttccgattttttttatgtgaTTAATTGTGAGCaggatttattttttgtgttcagttcaataaatttattttatagacaGAGACCTAAGTGAACAAAATGTGAATCTAATCATGAGACTAACAATATCGTGATCACTTCCGTGGCGACTGATGTAGATAAGCTTGAAAACTTGATGTCCCCATAATTCCAATGCGggcaaatttaatgaaacttttatattttgacgATTTGACCGTActgaataatatatttaaatttaaataacatatttttcagtCAGAATGTCTAAGCTTAAATGTTGTTAgcttatataaaaaagaattaaatgtaCAATTAACAAAGAagaatgaatatatgtatgttcgaaATCGAAAGTAGTCTTACTAAAAAGCGCACgaggaaacaaaatatttcagagacttattttcacatttttaaactCAATGATTTTAACGTTATTCAATTGAATAATATACAAGTACTTTTATACAGAAGtctaattaatataattaatattgttTACTTACTAACACTAAATTAAAAGTGGATTAGTATGCTTCTGAAATCtttcatcaatatatatattaaaaagagCTTTTGGCATCCTACTACTCTGACATCATTACgagaaatacataaaaaaatcaaatggacATTCAGTACCAATATCAAAACTTTATAAATATGTTGGAGCTAAGGATCTTTCCACCTTACTATCCTACAAAGTTTGGTTTCTTTCTTTAGTACTTCATCATATTACGCTATTACGAAACTTCATTTCTTTAGCGTTATTCGCaaacttttagtagttttggaCAATACTACAACATGCGTAGTAGTAAAGATATTTGCTGTCCTcggagatatatatatatatttatcaaatatgggcatgttttgcaaaaaaaattaacaagctCAAGAATAATTTATGAATCATAGTATCGTTTTGTGAGTGTGGAATTGAGGGCGATTATGCCGTGCACGCAGGTTAGTAATGTTGACTTTACTTTTGCTATAATAACTTTAGCACGGaccatacatataaattaatatatttcttcatTGTGATCTTTtagatacgtacatatgtaggtaaatcGCAATAACTATTACcgttattttatacttttacaaaaaaaaaacgttatcaGAACCAAAttattacacaaaaaatattcaatcagAAGCAAATGGGAGGatgcagaaataaaaaaaataaaagtattttgctTCTAGCACAACAACTTTGAGCAGATAAACGGTATTGGTTAAAACGATCTGTCAATTAGAAACCTACAAACCTACGTTAGAGAGCGGACATTCTCTGTGTTATTACTCTTtgatgtaaatattaataatataacaattttcaattacTACAAATGTTTTCACTTACCAGGTAAATGTTGGGTAGTTTGCGGAACGCTACCCTGGCGTTGCATtcgttgcatttgttgttgctggaaTACGTTTGAGCTGGGTCCACCATATGGTGACTGTGGAGATGGAGAATTTGAGGTACCACCACTAAAACCACCAGATTCGCCACCTTGAAAAGAATTTTGCCGCTGCAGACCGACATTAGTTCCAATATTACTAGTAACTGCATTGCCAGATACACCCCCTCCGTTTGGAGAGTTGAGACTTCGCCGCTGATTTTGATACGGACGTGTTGTATAAGGACTAACACCCTGCTAAaggaattacaaaaaataaaaaaaatgtgctcAAAGCTAAATTTTATTCACTAACTTGTAACTGCGCGCTTAACATAGGATTATGTTGTTGTAATGAATGACCGCGTTGAGTTGTCACATTTCCACTTAGTTGTACACTTGGCGTACTAACATTACCACTAGCATTCCATTGTTGAGATGACGGCATGCCTGTAGGTGATTGTATACCACCTGCTCCTCCACCAAAAGGCGGTTGGCGTGGTGATAGCTGCGGAGTAACATTAGCGTTTGCTGCTTGGGCAGCCTGAAACGccatctgttgttgttgctgagcattcacttgttgttgctgctgtgaaATATGCTGTTGATGATGGGGCGATAGACGTTGTCCGCTTTGTGAATATTGCGGTGCATAACCTACGAGGTGGagtgtaataaaatatatgtgacgggaaaatcaaaaatgaaatgCTGGTAACTAACCTGCATTCGTTTGTGGACTAAATGGTGCATTACGTTGCCCTGGActtaactgttgttgttgtagtaaacTCTGTGAAAAATTCGGACTCAGTTGCGAATCGGGCGGCAAGTTGGTACGAGATAAGGCGACATTTGGCGCTACTGTGTTATTCAACAGCGAACCAATGTTGTTGATGTTCGGATTTAGACCTATACGGCacatttagtataaataaatataaaaaatatatgtaattattctTTTTACGTACATAACTGATCTGTGCGCGCTGTTGCACTCTCAGGAACCAAaagctgttgcttttgttgttgctgaagAAGACGCtctttctgttgttgttgctgttgctgctgttgacgAATTCGATACTGCTGATGCGCTGGCAAAACAGAGCCTCCAGGTGTCGTAACAGTATTCATTGGGCCCCTGTTACGTGACGCCGAATACATAGGTGGCGGTCGTTGGAAACTTTGATTGGCGTTGACACGTAATACCTCCAACATTTGTTGTACCTGAGTTGACTGTTGATTGCCTCCAATTGCAGCCTGCTGCCTTTGCAACATCTGCAGATGATGCTGGAgctgtagctgttgttgttgctgagttAAACTCCCTCCACTGCCACTCCCCATTACGTTGCCAGGATAGGCTGGCGGTTGCGGCTGTTGTTGatgatgttgctgctgttgcagttGAGATGTCTCGACCATCAATGAATTTTGAATAGCGTTGATAGCCATGCGTTCATTAATCTCTTGCTGCGTTAATCCAGCCAAGGCAGTGGGAGTAGGTGCTGATACAAATGGCCCATCGTCTGAAACGTAATCCATAACGCTATCCAAAATCTTAGATAATTCTGAATCGCCATCAGCGCCGCTAGGGGCGGCTAATTGGGAGCTTGCTTGTGATGTCACTATTGACGCTGTGACGTTGGCTGTCCCTGAGGTAGCTGTGGTGTTATGTGAAGATGTTCCGAAGGCGTCCgatgaagaaaaatttatttgcggTTGAGATAGTTGTGTTGGTTGCTGATGTGAAGAACGTTGAATGTTACctaaacattgttgttgttgttgctgttgttgctgttgttgtaggtggagttgttgctgatgttgctgctgttgcagcGTGAGGTAGGCATCGGAAAATTGTTTGCGCATACTATTGCTCCGTCCAACGGCTCCGACAGAACTGCCTCCTGCACTAATTGATGAGGTCGTCGTCATTGTGCCGCTTTTTGGAGGCATGCCACCTAGACTATTCGGCGCTGAAACACTCATAACACCGAGTGTCGAGTTGACGCGGCTTGCTGAAGGTGTAATGTCAGGTATAGCTTTGACTTGAGGTGGTACAGTGACTATAGGATTCTTTGGCGGATTTTCTAACAGCGAGGCAAGCATTTTATTGCTCTCACGTAACTTGGATGGGCGGTCACTTTCACGTTTTGCTAATATGCCATCATCCGGTTCATTGAGCGAACGCTTGCGAGTTGTAGGATCACCCTGGTACTTTAAACTTTTTAGTAAATCCTCTTGCGACATGTCCTTGGAGTGATGTTGCCCGTGGCTATGACCGTGTGAATGACTATAGTGCCCATCGTCTTTTTGTAGCTGGCGCATCAATTCACTTTGTCGACCAAGCGAAGGTCCTTTTCCATCATCATCCTCCGATTTTTCGTTAAGCAGCTGTGTTAaatatattcagaaaaaaaatctgTATATTCCAATTCAAGTACATGAGTGTACTCAAACATTTGTGCTGATAGAATATGGCAGATAAGTGAATGGTTTAAAGGGATGGTGGGGCCTTACTTACCGACAGTAACATGGGATTGCTGGAGTTCGAAGATTTTGGTAATGCACCACCACCAAATAGGCGCGCATTCGATATACCAGTAGCGCCCATTTTGAACATTCCGGACGAACCCCTGTTGCTACCGCCGGCACCTCCACCATCCTTATCTTCATCGGAATTGAGTAGACTCTGATTGTAAAACTTTTGGGAGATCAAAAATATCGCATAAATAAAACCTCCTTACAAACTACATATTATCTTATGAGCAAAgaccatttatgtatataactctAAACTCACCTTATGGCGCAGGCTAAGATGATCTTTATCACCATCGGTCGGGTTCATTCCTGAGGTCATTGAATGCGATTTATTTGTCAATAAATGCCGTAAACGCTCTGATTCCGGTTGGGGTGGATTCGTCTGTGCAGATAGTTGGGTCATGTTAGCAACAGTGGTAAGTAATGGCGGACCACCATTTGGTAAATTTGCAGGGCCGCTCAACGCACCACTGGAACCACCTTGAGGTCCAGAATTATTGCCACTTATGCTGCTACTGCTGTTTATGCTAGCGTTCATGTGGtctttatcaatatttttatcactTGTTTCGAACGCCggaaaaccaaaaccaaacGGGCCTCCACTAACCCCGGGACCAGCAGATGACGGCTGACTTGTATTTGACTGAGGAGAAGGCAAGCTCGCAGCTGAGTGTGACGACAGTTGATATGGTGTCGATGGTGAAGCACATACTGCCGGACTGAAACCATGTCCCGCTGACGGTGGACGCGGAGTGCTTACTGGGGTAGTAACAGAAGCGCGAGAGTTTGGACGCGAATCCGTCCAACCAGTGGCGTCCATTTCAAAACTGGAATGTGCCAAGTCAAAATCAAAGGGGTCGGAGCTATAGAAAATCGTTGCTTCGGGTCCAGCAGGCGATGCGGTAAACGAATTGACCAGATTGGAATTATTCGAAGTCGAAGCCGATGTTGCCACAGTAGGATTGTTACGTTGTGTACCACTCCCTGTACCATTGATAACAGCTGAAGTCATCAGTGGTCCACCCACATTAGTAGTTTGCGTGGTGAGTGGTGGCATACCACCACCTCCAACTAGTCCTCCTAACATATGTACACCGCTACTTACACTTGCTAAAGCTGAGGCCGACGAAGAGGAGCATGACGAATTGTTATTAACAAGTGAGTCCAAGGGCAGAGAAAGGGGCGAAACTAACGATGGACTAGGCGACATTGTTGACAAACTGCTAGATGGCATCATACTACTGTTCCCGATACCTCCGATGTTCAATCCACTTATACCTCCTCCACCTATATCGTTATCCGTGTTAAGTAATGTTTGCAGAGACATAATATAATCGCCCTCAGTTTGCGactgatttaaaaaaagtcGTGAATTCGCCTTAACATGAACATAAATATCGGGTGCGCCGAGACGCAATCTAAATGGACGTGACATCACATTCGCAATGGGAGGATGAATGAGTGTTGCAGGCGTTCCACCAGGTGAGTGTGATGATGGAGAGTTCATCAAATGGACTGAAGCAGCTGACTCTTGAACCTCGCGTAAGTGAGATTTCAGAGCATTTAAGTCCTGCGGATGACAAAGATCTTGCAAAAGGCGTCCCAACCAACTACTCAAATGTTGACGATAGGGTTCACGAAGTGCAGTTACATCCAAATTGAGTATCTTGCCGTGTACGTCGAGTTTAAAGGTTAAATGCTCTATGGCCTGCGGTTGTATCTGCTGTATGGCCGGTTCATCTTCGGGACGGGTAATCAAACACAATATGGAGGACGTTGTATCACCATCGtctaaaatttatgtaattagcaaatgaaaaacttaaacaaCTAACATCCTACCTTTCATCGGTGTTGCTAGCAGCATAACTTCCTCATATTTTTCGGGGTTTATGTGTTGTCCGACAGTTTTCTGTTCCAAAGCATCGTTTTGGTGCGTCATAGATGTTTGAGTAGCCGAACGCAAATCTTTGACTAGCATTCGGACTTTAGCTGctatatttcttttagttttagcaCTCCCTGGACCTAAC
This DNA window, taken from Bactrocera neohumeralis isolate Rockhampton unplaced genomic scaffold, APGP_CSIRO_Bneo_wtdbg2-racon-allhic-juicebox.fasta_v2 ctg100, whole genome shotgun sequence, encodes the following:
- the LOC126766369 gene encoding nuclear receptor coactivator 2 isoform X6; this translates as MSIVAAENAGLGPCDLPDSWAPNTINSINNITSIVANSRDISSVSAVTKNSSNTAVPLNIDNNISSNIVFFKNQSSPTTTAIQPTTSFGFSPTSTARATTSTTSSLIYKVPLSSPAAATAAVTVSPASIGSVVTSLGVGLVPSIPTCASLTGTSASGTGAVAGVLLSSPISAGGSSNSISISGQKTITNYQVNNVNNNANNTGNTSVRSLTLPLQQQQLQLQQQNGLLLHNKQNNQNNNNSSLVNNNHHKNSNNFNLILRQKAAATVSLAAALQNSITMNAVASPISNNPATPTRKIRRKTDPKANLPQSQINKCNNEKRRRELENNYIEQLSEFLQLNKRGDTASTKPDKAAILNQVVKTYREFCDKGQSRDISSSTSTTASSALNSTTPNNNNSSSTCKSNDNRNNTASTRCLRCATDNCSIHPVQQGDVSSTEPPLPEPSLLNGQVPEISAYFEALEHYLSSVDWVLLQVTADGIIESCTQNIRELIGYDKQELFRKPLYQYLHSGDHAKLDPIINNMPYGVSGNATGDIGCGSGSQSGWNDLEDANSGTNSQHSTASLGPGSAKTKRNIAAKVRMLVKDLRSATQTSMTHQNDALEQKTVGQHINPEKYEEVMLLATPMKDDGDTTSSILCLITRPEDEPAIQQIQPQAIEHLTFKLDVHGKILNLDVTALREPYRQHLSSWLGRLLQDLCHPQDLNALKSHLREVQESAASVHLMNSPSSHSPGGTPATLIHPPIANVMSRPFRLRLGAPDIYVHVKANSRLFLNQSQTEGDYIMSLQTLLNTDNDIGGGGISGLNIGGIGNSSMMPSSSLSTMSPSPSLVSPLSLPLDSLVNNNSSCSSSSASALASVSSGVHMLGGLVGGGGMPPLTTQTTNVGGPLMTSAVINGTGSGTQRNNPTVATSASTSNNSNLVNSFTASPAGPEATIFYSSDPFDFDLAHSSFEMDATGWTDSRPNSRASVTTPVSTPRPPSAGHGFSPAVCASPSTPYQLSSHSAASLPSPQSNTSQPSSAGPGVSGGPFGFGFPAFETSDKNIDKDHMNASINSSSSISGNNSGPQGGSSGALSGPANLPNGGPPLLTTVANMTQLSAQTNPPQPESERLRHLLTNKSHSMTSGMNPTDGDKDHLSLRHKLLNEKSEDDDGKGPSLGRQSELMRQLQKDDGHYSHSHGHSHGQHHSKDMSQEDLLKSLKYQGDPTTRKRSLNEPDDGILAKRESDRPSKLRESNKMLASLLENPPKNPIVTVPPQVKAIPDITPSASRVNSTLGVMSVSAPNSLGGMPPKSGTMTTTSSISAGGSSVGAVGRSNSMRKQFSDAYLTLQQQQHQQQLHLQQQQQQQQQQQCLGNIQRSSHQQPTQLSQPQINFSSSDAFGTSSHNTTATSGTANVTASIVTSQASSQLAAPSGADGDSELSKILDSVMDYVSDDGPFVSAPTPTALAGLTQQEINERMAINAIQNSLMVETSQLQQQQHHQQQPQPPAYPGNVMGSGSGGSLTQQQQQLQLQHHLQMLQRQQAAIGGNQQSTQVQQMLEVLRVNANQSFQRPPPMYSASRNRGPMNTVTTPGGSVLPAHQQYRIRQQQQQQQQQKERLLQQQQKQQLLVPESATARTDQLCLNPNINNIGSLLNNTVAPNVALSRTNLPPDSQLSPNFSQSLLQQQQLSPGQRNAPFSPQTNAGYAPQYSQSGQRLSPHHQQHISQQQQQVNAQQQQQMAFQAAQAANANVTPQLSPRQPPFGGGAGGIQSPTGMPSSQQWNASGNVSTPSVQLSGNVTTQRGHSLQQHNPMLSAQLQGVSPYTTRPYQNQRRSLNSPNGGGVSGNAVTSNIGTNVGLQRQNSFQGGESGGFSGGTSNSPSPQSPYGGPSSNVFQQQQMQRMQRQGSVPQTTQHLPGSPRPFIANVNHENIVGTSGNGAATSLGVNGGVSVGGSVGIVGFGGMMYNNMQHAAHATPQQTQNEFYGRAQAAGNAANSSDFVKQELRAVVSGRAQQQAAAAGGAGASSGGNGVPGGGGGNGGPGGLRITSTPQSPLSSAQQGPMSGGNSGGLNSTNSLSMQQHQSGSIGTGVSQNALLNTPDPSMNFSFDAQDFFGNNATR